The Acholeplasma laidlawii PG-8A DNA window AAAGTCAATCTAGAAGCACATCACCGTGCTATCTATGATGCCTATGCAACTGCAGAAGTGTTTTTAAACATGCTACAAGATTTCTATAAAGAAGAAATATATAGTTATTTTGAATTACAAGCATCCCTTGATATGAATGAAGTATGGCGTCATCCAATTCCCAAATACGCCACTGTTCTAGCTCAAACTCAAGAAGGTTATAAAAACTTATTCAAATTGGTATCTGATGCCTTAACTACACACTTTGACGGTGGCCCAAGATTATTAAAATCTGCCTTTCTAAAATATAGAGAAGGTTTATTAATTGGTAGTGGAACCGAACATAGTGAAGTATTTGAAGCTGCACTTAATTTAAATGATGAACAATTAAAAGAAGCAATCTCATTTTATGACTATATTGAGGTACAACCACTTAATGCATACCTGCATCTAGAAAAAGAAATCGGTGCACTCGGTAGAGAAGTCATTCAAGCAGCAATTAAAAAGATTATTACCTATGCAAAAGAGCAAAATAAAATAGTGATCGCATCTTCTAATGCCCACTATTTAAATCCAGAGGATAAAAAATATAGAGAAATATACATTCAAACAAAATCTGTTGGTGGTGGACTACACCCACTTGCAAACTATGAAACTTCACCAGACCAACATCTTCTAACAACCACTGAAATGTTGGATGCATTCTCATTTTTAGATCAACAAACAGCTTATGAGATAGTAGTTACGAATACGAACAAGTTAAGTGATATGTTTGAGAATGTACGAGCTTTTCCTAAAGAACTGTACTCTATTAAAGATCACGCATTTAAAGATACATTAGGTATTCCTTCAATTAAAGAACATGTTGAAGAAATGGTTATGAATGAAGCTAAAAGATTATATGGTGATCCAATACATCCATATGTATTAGGTAGAGTTCAAAGAGAATTAACCAATATTATTGATAACCAATTTGCACCCATTTACTTTATTTCTCATTTATTAGTTAAAAAATCATTAGATGATGGCTACTTAGTAGGTTCTAGAGGATCTGTTGGATCTTCACTTGTAGCAACCTTAATGAATATTACAGAAGTCAACCCTTTAAGACCGCATTTCCGTTGTAAGAAGGGTGAATATGCAGTTTTTAAATTAACCGATGAAGAAATCTATGAACAAGGTGTAGATGCTAGAGATGAACCGTTCATCGAAGTATTAAAACATGTCAAATCAGGTTATGACCTACCAGATATGAAGTGTCCTATTTGTGGGGAACTCATGCATAAAGATGGTCATGATATTCCGTTTGAAACCTTCTTAGGTTTTGATGGGGATAAAATTCCTGATATCGACTTAAACTTTAGTGGAGATTATCAATCTAAAGCACATGATTATGTTAGAGAACTATTAGGTGAAGAATATACCTTTAGAGCAGGAACCATTCAAACAGTTGCTGAACGTAACGCATTTGGTTATGTTAAAGGTTATTTAGAATACCTAGGTAAAGATGCAAGAAGTGCATATATTGAGCGTCTAGCTAAAGGTATTGAAGGTGTGAAACGTTCAACTGGTCAGCACCCTGGTGGGATTGTTGTTGTACCAAAGGATAAATCTATTTATGATGTCACACCAATTCAATATCCAGCAGATGATGTCAATAGTGCATGGAAGACAACACATTTTGATTACCATGCCTTTGAAGATAACTTACTAAAACTAGATATTCTAGGTCACGATGATCCAACCATGATCAAATTCTTAATGGACTATGTTAAAGAGCATCCAGAGGATTTCCCTTTTGATAATGCACAAGACATTCCACTGGATGATCCAAATGTCTACCGTTTATTCCAAGATACCTCGGTGATTGGATTAAAAGATAAAGATGATGTTTATGGTGATATTGCAAGTTATGCAATTCCAGAATTTGGTACACCATTTACAAGACAAATGTTACAACAAACAAGACCTTCAACATTTGCAGGTTTGGTTAAAATATCTGGTCTATCACACGGTACAGACGTGTGGTTAAAAAACTCACAAGAACTTGTATTAGGTTCAACCCAATTTGGGAAAATTTCATTCGATGACATTATTGGTTGTCGAGACGATATTATGGTGGAGTTATCTGACCGTGGTATGAAAGAAGCTAAAGCATTTGAAATTATGGAGTTTGTCAGAAAGGGTAAACCTTCATCAAACCCTAAAAAATGGGCTGAATATGAAAATGAGATGAAAGCAAGTAAGATACCTGATTGGTATATATGGAGTGCATCTCAAATTAAGTATATGTTCCCTAAAGCGCATGCGACTGCATATGTGATTATGGCAATGCGTATTGCATGGTTTAAGGTCTATAGTCCATTGTTATTCTATTCAAGTTTCTTTAGTAAACGTGCTGTGCAATTTGAGCATGACATTATGGTTGCAGGTACAAATGCAATTAGAAACAGAATTAATACTTTAAGAAATGACAATAACATTACTGCAAAAGACCAGGATGTGATTGTGACACTTTTAGTCGCACTTGAAATGACTAAGCGTGGATTTAAGTTTTTACCGGTCAACATTAAAAAATCACACGCTAAAGAGTTTGTGATGGAAAAAAATGGATTACGTATGCCTTTTTCAAGTATTGATGGCCTTGGGTTACAAGCTGCAATCAATATTGTTGAAAATAGAGAAGAAAAACCTTATAATTCAAAAGAAGATGCAAGAGTACGTGGAAAGTTAAACAAGACAGTATTTGAAAGATTAGATTTAGCTGGCGCATTTGATGACTTAGCAGATGTAAGTAGTGAACTTGATCATGGGTTATTTGCTCATAAATACTAATTGTATAAAATTACACATATTAAAGACTTATTTATTTAAAATGTTAAAATAAAGTTATAATAATCTTGAAAAATGATGAAGAGGTGAAACGAATATGCGTAGTTCAAATCCAGTATTTACAAACTTGGAAAAACAAGCATTTACTGATAACTTAGAAGTTGCAACAAAATCAGGTATTACATTAAAAACGATTACTCTTGTAGTCATATCCTTAATCACTGGTTTTGCATCTATCTTCTTAGCACAAGTGATGCCAGAAGGTTTATTATTTGGTATTTTAATTAGTTCAGGTATCTTTGCATTCATATCAGTATTACTTGCAATGTTTGTACCTAAACTAGCTGCACCTATGAGTATTTTATATGCAGTACTACAAGGTTTTACATACGGACTTTTAACTTGGGTGTTAGAAATGTACTTCCCAGGTGTTGCTTCCATTGCACTCCTTGGTACAGCACTTGTATTCGGTGTGATGTTCACACTATATAATACAGGTTTATTAAGAGGGTCTAACCTTTTAAGATCTGTTGTATTTGGTGCATTATTAACTGTATTAGTTGGATCTTTAATCGTTGGTATTGTAGGTTTAGTCAATCCTGAATATATTAATGGATTCTTCTCATACGAAGTTACAATAGCAATCAGCTTAATTTTAATCGTTATGGGTGCTTTAATGTTAACTCTTGACTTTGACCGTGCTGATAGTGTTGTAAAAATGGGACTTCCAAAACACTATGAATGGACTGTTTCTTTAGGTTTTATGGTAACATTAATATGGATATATTATAATATCCTAAGATTAGCAGTTACAGTCATGGGTAGAAATAATAATTAAAACGTTGATATAACAGCAGTAAAATATATTCAATTCTTAACAAGCGATAAAGTGGGATAGTGGAAGCCACTTAAGAAACATATATTTGAATTCGGTTATGGAGTGAAGGGGTAAAATCCTTTCCGTAGATCTTACGTTACAAGAAATTAAGTGCCAAGATTTTTCTTGGAACTAAGGTGGTACCGCGATTGATCGTCCTTAGCGTATATTTATACGTCTAAGGACTTTTATTTTAAATTTGATAAGGAGAATTATAGAAAATGAAGGAAAAAATAGATTCGATTGTTAAATCATTAAATGATAAAATCCATCCGGATTTAACATTAAATGATTTAGAAGCATTAAGAGTTGAGTATCTAGGAAAAAATGGTATTTTAACATCTCAAATGTCTCTAATTAGAACTTTACCAAATGAAGAAAAACCTAAGTTTGGTCAATGGATCAATGATGCAAAGGTTGCAATAGAACAAGTAATTAGTGATCAAAAAAACATATTACTTACAATAGCAATGAATGAACAATTAAAAAAAGAAACACTTGATGTTACAATGCCAGGGTTAAACTTTAAAAAAGGTAGCTTACACCCATTAACATTAGTGACTCAAGATTTAGAAGATTACTTTATTGGTTTAGGCTATAAAGTTGCTGAAGGTCCAGAACTAGAGTTAGATAAATATAACTTTGAAATGATGAATCTAGCAAGTGATCACCCTGCTAGAGAAATGCATGATTCTTTTTATGTAACTCAAAATACATTACTAAGAACACATACATCTCCAATTCAAGCACGCTATATGGAAAAATCAAAGGGGCAACCAATCGCAATTATTGCTCCAGGTAAAACCTATAGAAGAGATCCAGATGATCGTACGCACTCACACCAATTTATGCAATGTGAAGGTTTAGTCATTGATAAGGATGTGACATTTGCACACCTTAAAGAAACGCTACTTGGTATGGCACGTCATATCTTTGGTGAAGAAAGAACGATTCGTTTAAGACCATCTTACTTCCCATTTACTGAACCATCTGTTGAAGTCGATGTATCTTATGTGGACAGTGATGGTAAAACAGAGTGGATCGAAGTTTTAGGTGCTGGTATGGTACACCCAAATGTGTTAACTATGGGTGGATATGATCCTAAAGTATACCGTGGGTTTGCTTTTGGGATTGGACTTGAACGTATTGCCATCTTAAAATATAAAATCGATGACATTCGTCAATTTTATACTAATGATCTACGCTTCTTAAATCAATTTAAAGGAGTCTTATAATGTTTATATTAGATAATATATTAAAACAATTTATTGAAGTACCAAATGATTTATATGAAAAGACCAATCAACAAATCATCGAAGTCGATGATTATTTAGCATTAAATTCATCGACTAAACTTGTAGTAGGTTATGTTGAGACATGTGTTAAACACCCAAATGCCGATACTTTAAGCAAAACTACAGTTAATATTGGTAGTGAAGTTTTAGACATCGTTTGTGGGGCACCAAACGTGCGCAGCGGGCAATATGTTATTGTTGCTCAAGTAGGTTCTGTATTACCAGGTAATTTTGAAATTAAAGCAGCAGTCGTTCGTGGTGAAACATCAAACGGTATGATCTGTTCATTAAAAGAATTAGGATTTGATGAAAAACACGTACCAGCTCAATATAAAGATGGCATCTACAATTTTAGCCAAAAGGTAACACCTGGTGAGGATGCACTTAAAGCACTTGGTCTTGATGGAATGAAACTACTTTTAGGATTAACACCTAATAGAGGGGATTTATTATCTCACTTAGGGTTTGCTTATGATTTAGCTTCAATGACTAATAAAAAGGTACATATTCCAAAACCAACATTTAAAGAAGCAGCACATAAACATGATGTTCAAGTCGTACTCGACACAAATAACTGTTTAACATATGATTTAAGAGTTATGGATGTTGTGATTAAAGAAAGTCCATGGTGGTTAAAAAACGCACTAATTCAAAGCGATATTCGTCCGATT harbors:
- the pheS gene encoding phenylalanine--tRNA ligase subunit alpha, whose translation is MKEKIDSIVKSLNDKIHPDLTLNDLEALRVEYLGKNGILTSQMSLIRTLPNEEKPKFGQWINDAKVAIEQVISDQKNILLTIAMNEQLKKETLDVTMPGLNFKKGSLHPLTLVTQDLEDYFIGLGYKVAEGPELELDKYNFEMMNLASDHPAREMHDSFYVTQNTLLRTHTSPIQARYMEKSKGQPIAIIAPGKTYRRDPDDRTHSHQFMQCEGLVIDKDVTFAHLKETLLGMARHIFGEERTIRLRPSYFPFTEPSVEVDVSYVDSDGKTEWIEVLGAGMVHPNVLTMGGYDPKVYRGFAFGIGLERIAILKYKIDDIRQFYTNDLRFLNQFKGVL
- a CDS encoding PolC-type DNA polymerase III, which gives rise to MSTKFDLFLQQAQLNTHPLSTAYLNSVTVKVREKTLIFDITFDELMLPSEMSLFTNQLQTLFLKKDVVSRVDYQFTFKQADLSAHYKTYYEALIHKASEIFQPVLIFKNYTVEYENNIYTILIEKDSRGLKKYLPELKKYFKKHGLDVDFTLKVNEDLIPVAEQVRQTIESQKESMERLVKTADAVILDKKTTFNRKSSPSAVAISEIPKSAYELDKYQNEKGDVNFLIEGEVFKTEVRELKNTNLLTMSIFDKDDAITVKRFVRAPKDVALAKEVKVGDIIQVSGRAEYDTFQKEVTIMATAFYQIERPKKFERIDKAKEKRVEFHIHTKASPMDAVTSITDYVETLESWGHKAFAITDRNGLYAYPELHKAIKGKKIKPIYGVQLDYVDDEAFWVAKDYHEDILLKEAVYTVFDIETTGFSFTRDKIIEIAAYKVRGGFIAERFEVLINPEEQLSETTKRITNITDEMVENEKTIEEVLPTFLEFIKGTVLVAHNASFDIGFIYEKSRLLGLQHEPFAVIDTLNIARYFYNNTNKEKNHARFYVNDAGNIPDLKRFNLKALTKFFKVNLEAHHRAIYDAYATAEVFLNMLQDFYKEEIYSYFELQASLDMNEVWRHPIPKYATVLAQTQEGYKNLFKLVSDALTTHFDGGPRLLKSAFLKYREGLLIGSGTEHSEVFEAALNLNDEQLKEAISFYDYIEVQPLNAYLHLEKEIGALGREVIQAAIKKIITYAKEQNKIVIASSNAHYLNPEDKKYREIYIQTKSVGGGLHPLANYETSPDQHLLTTTEMLDAFSFLDQQTAYEIVVTNTNKLSDMFENVRAFPKELYSIKDHAFKDTLGIPSIKEHVEEMVMNEAKRLYGDPIHPYVLGRVQRELTNIIDNQFAPIYFISHLLVKKSLDDGYLVGSRGSVGSSLVATLMNITEVNPLRPHFRCKKGEYAVFKLTDEEIYEQGVDARDEPFIEVLKHVKSGYDLPDMKCPICGELMHKDGHDIPFETFLGFDGDKIPDIDLNFSGDYQSKAHDYVRELLGEEYTFRAGTIQTVAERNAFGYVKGYLEYLGKDARSAYIERLAKGIEGVKRSTGQHPGGIVVVPKDKSIYDVTPIQYPADDVNSAWKTTHFDYHAFEDNLLKLDILGHDDPTMIKFLMDYVKEHPEDFPFDNAQDIPLDDPNVYRLFQDTSVIGLKDKDDVYGDIASYAIPEFGTPFTRQMLQQTRPSTFAGLVKISGLSHGTDVWLKNSQELVLGSTQFGKISFDDIIGCRDDIMVELSDRGMKEAKAFEIMEFVRKGKPSSNPKKWAEYENEMKASKIPDWYIWSASQIKYMFPKAHATAYVIMAMRIAWFKVYSPLLFYSSFFSKRAVQFEHDIMVAGTNAIRNRINTLRNDNNITAKDQDVIVTLLVALEMTKRGFKFLPVNIKKSHAKEFVMEKNGLRMPFSSIDGLGLQAAINIVENREEKPYNSKEDARVRGKLNKTVFERLDLAGAFDDLADVSSELDHGLFAHKY
- a CDS encoding Bax inhibitor-1/YccA family protein, with the protein product MRSSNPVFTNLEKQAFTDNLEVATKSGITLKTITLVVISLITGFASIFLAQVMPEGLLFGILISSGIFAFISVLLAMFVPKLAAPMSILYAVLQGFTYGLLTWVLEMYFPGVASIALLGTALVFGVMFTLYNTGLLRGSNLLRSVVFGALLTVLVGSLIVGIVGLVNPEYINGFFSYEVTIAISLILIVMGALMLTLDFDRADSVVKMGLPKHYEWTVSLGFMVTLIWIYYNILRLAVTVMGRNNN